A single region of the Lactobacillus xylocopicola genome encodes:
- a CDS encoding deoxycytidylate deaminase yields MRKRIPWKQYFMMQALVIAQRSTCARALVGSVLVKDNRIIGTGYNGSVTGAPHCDDVGHQMVDGHCVRTIHSEMNSLIQCAKNGVSTAATEIYVTHFPCYNCAKALTQAGVKKVNYYFDYHDSPLTIALFKECGVPYEQIKIDRDYVEQLAQMLADVEN; encoded by the coding sequence ATGCGTAAACGGATTCCTTGGAAACAATACTTTATGATGCAAGCACTGGTGATTGCCCAACGCTCAACTTGTGCGCGAGCGCTTGTTGGTAGTGTCTTGGTCAAGGACAATCGAATTATCGGAACCGGCTACAACGGTTCCGTGACGGGGGCTCCGCATTGTGATGACGTCGGTCATCAGATGGTGGATGGGCATTGTGTGCGGACAATTCACTCGGAAATGAACTCGTTGATTCAATGTGCCAAGAACGGAGTTTCGACTGCCGCTACGGAAATCTATGTAACGCACTTTCCTTGTTACAATTGTGCCAAAGCACTGACGCAGGCCGGAGTCAAAAAAGTTAATTATTACTTTGACTATCATGATAGTCCGTTAACCATAGCGTTGTTTAAAGAATGTGGGGTGCCCTATGAGCAAATTAAAATTGACCGCGACTACGTGGAGCAATTGGCTCAAATGCTGGCAGACGTTGAAAACTAA
- the mgtA gene encoding magnesium-translocating P-type ATPase, giving the protein MLRKPTEVASNKDLELVKAIANEDRAETLARLHASSDGLTSSQAEKNREEFGSNTIASGKRNSKLQFLAEAFITPFTLVLLALAAISLCTDYIFVPAGEKDLSTVAIMLTMVVISGITSFIQNVKSSSAVEALLKMVSVTTDIIRDGKDQEIDTSKVVVGDVIRLAAGDMVPADMRLLTSKDLFCSSSSLNGESNPVEKIATKKPQLGQDRDYLDYPNILYEGTTIVSGSGLGVVFATGERTMFGKLAHDIAHSDVKNTTFDVGIKNVSKLLIVMTAVIAPLVLIINGLTKGDWVNALIFSIATAVGLTPEMLPVIVTTNLVKGSIEMSKKGTIVKKMNSIQNFGSADILCTDKTGTLTQDKVVLERHYDLNLHENPRILEMGYINANYQTGMKNLIDKAIIEAAGDELDISEIQRDYNKIDEIPFDFSRRRMSVVVENADREHGEHLLVTKGASEEMMAVATKLEVDGQILPLTPERKQKVMEKVNNMNDDGLRVIMIGYKRNPAPVGEFSVKDENELILCGFLAFLDPPKESAKVALARLKGDGITVKILTGDNEAVTRTVGLQVGLNVDTVYSGADLEGKKPEELAKMVEECNIFVKLSPEDKTKIINLLKQNGHTVGYMGDGINDAPAMKAADVSISVDTAVDIAKESADIILLHKDLNVLETGVRIGRKVFGNTMKYIKITLSSNFGNILSILVASSFLPFLPMLPLQLLVLDLLYGTSCLSLPFDDMDNEYLKVPRTWSTKKLPKFMFYFGPTSSVFDILTFGLLYFVICPHLVGGNYNAISPAQQVAFIALFHTGWFIESLWTQEMVIHALRDPRLPFVGQHATATVILSTFGASIIGTLIPFSFLSNKLKFGELPMSFMWIVLGILVLYILLTTVIKHFYLKSEEFLI; this is encoded by the coding sequence ATGCTGAGAAAACCAACTGAAGTTGCTAGCAACAAGGACCTGGAGCTAGTCAAAGCCATTGCCAATGAGGATAGGGCGGAGACACTCGCAAGGCTCCATGCAAGCAGCGACGGACTGACCAGTAGTCAAGCAGAAAAAAACCGGGAGGAATTTGGTTCCAATACAATCGCGTCTGGTAAGCGCAACTCTAAGCTGCAGTTTCTAGCTGAGGCCTTTATAACGCCGTTTACGTTGGTCTTATTAGCCCTGGCCGCAATTTCTCTCTGTACCGACTATATTTTTGTACCGGCCGGAGAAAAAGATCTGAGTACAGTTGCCATCATGCTCACGATGGTGGTCATTTCAGGGATTACTAGTTTTATCCAAAATGTCAAATCTTCTAGTGCCGTTGAAGCACTTTTAAAAATGGTTTCGGTTACCACGGATATCATCCGGGATGGCAAGGACCAGGAGATCGATACCAGCAAGGTGGTGGTTGGTGATGTAATTCGTCTGGCTGCTGGTGATATGGTGCCGGCAGACATGCGGTTACTTACTAGTAAAGACCTCTTTTGTTCATCTAGTTCGCTCAATGGTGAATCAAATCCAGTTGAAAAAATTGCGACTAAGAAACCGCAATTAGGTCAAGATCGTGACTATCTGGATTACCCCAACATTCTCTACGAGGGAACGACAATTGTTTCTGGTTCTGGCTTAGGTGTAGTTTTTGCCACGGGTGAGCGGACCATGTTTGGCAAGCTGGCGCATGACATTGCCCACAGTGATGTTAAGAACACGACTTTTGACGTGGGGATCAAGAACGTTTCTAAACTTTTGATTGTTATGACGGCAGTCATTGCGCCGCTAGTATTAATTATTAATGGTCTAACTAAGGGTGACTGGGTTAATGCCTTGATCTTTTCGATTGCGACCGCAGTTGGTCTGACTCCAGAGATGCTGCCGGTAATTGTTACCACTAACTTAGTTAAGGGTTCAATTGAGATGTCCAAAAAGGGGACAATCGTCAAAAAAATGAACTCGATTCAGAATTTTGGCTCTGCTGACATCCTGTGTACCGACAAGACGGGAACACTTACCCAGGACAAGGTCGTACTAGAACGCCATTATGACTTGAACTTGCACGAAAACCCGCGGATTTTGGAAATGGGCTACATCAATGCTAATTATCAAACGGGGATGAAGAATCTGATTGACAAGGCAATTATCGAGGCTGCCGGTGACGAACTCGATATTAGTGAAATCCAGCGTGATTATAACAAGATTGATGAAATCCCCTTCGACTTCTCCAGACGGCGCATGAGTGTTGTGGTTGAGAACGCTGATCGTGAACATGGCGAACACTTGCTGGTAACCAAGGGCGCTTCTGAAGAAATGATGGCTGTTGCTACCAAGCTTGAGGTCGATGGCCAGATTCTGCCGCTAACCCCAGAGCGTAAACAAAAGGTAATGGAAAAGGTCAACAACATGAATGATGATGGCCTGCGCGTGATTATGATTGGCTATAAGCGGAATCCGGCCCCAGTGGGCGAATTTTCGGTCAAGGATGAAAATGAGCTAATTCTTTGCGGGTTTTTAGCCTTTCTTGATCCGCCCAAGGAGAGTGCCAAAGTCGCTCTGGCCCGTCTTAAGGGTGATGGAATCACCGTTAAGATCTTGACTGGCGACAATGAGGCCGTTACCAGAACGGTTGGTCTGCAGGTGGGGTTGAACGTTGATACGGTTTATTCCGGCGCAGATTTAGAAGGTAAAAAACCGGAAGAGCTAGCCAAGATGGTTGAAGAATGCAATATTTTTGTCAAACTTTCACCAGAAGATAAGACTAAAATTATTAACTTGCTGAAGCAAAACGGGCATACGGTCGGTTATATGGGCGATGGGATTAATGATGCTCCCGCAATGAAAGCCGCTGATGTTTCAATTTCAGTTGATACGGCCGTTGATATTGCTAAAGAGTCTGCTGATATTATCTTGTTGCATAAGGATCTCAATGTGCTCGAAACGGGGGTTCGGATTGGTCGTAAAGTCTTTGGCAACACGATGAAGTATATCAAGATTACTCTTTCCTCCAACTTCGGTAATATCTTGTCAATATTAGTGGCCTCCTCTTTCTTGCCATTTTTGCCGATGCTCCCGCTCCAGTTACTGGTTTTGGACCTGCTGTATGGCACCAGTTGTTTGTCACTACCTTTTGATGATATGGATAATGAGTACCTGAAAGTACCACGGACTTGGTCAACCAAAAAACTGCCGAAGTTTATGTTTTACTTTGGACCGACTTCCTCAGTCTTTGATATTTTAACTTTTGGCTTGCTGTACTTTGTGATCTGCCCGCACCTGGTTGGCGGTAACTATAATGCGATTAGCCCCGCTCAACAGGTTGCCTTTATTGCATTGTTCCACACGGGTTGGTTTATTGAGTCGCTTTGGACTCAAGAAATGGTTATCCATGCCTTGCGCGATCCGCGCTTGCCTTTTGTGGGTCAGCATGCTACGGCCACGGTCATCTTGTCCACCTTTGGTGCAAGTATTATTGGTACGCTGATTCCATTCTCGTTTTTGAGCAACAAACTAAAGTTTGGCGAGCTCCCAATGAGTTTCATGTGGATTGTGCTAGGAATTTTAGTGCTCTATATTTTACTCACCACGGTGATTAAGCACTTTTACCTGAAAAGTGAAGAGTTCTTAATTTAG
- a CDS encoding SOS response-associated peptidase family protein, translating into MCNQFQLASLAEISKYLIQDLNLPLVEPAAQLPQAQQIFPQAAAPVLLFQDKQLILDKKTWGYPSLFANKVIFNARIERFFAEKPSLWNSSFAKRRCLIIAKQFFESGPQTYLASNGRRYHERFSFRNETEPLTLIAGIYQEDHFAMVTTAPNSVMAPLHDRMPLVIQPQELRQWLFQNFTSLLDRSQIPLAVSKIPQRQ; encoded by the coding sequence ATGTGCAATCAATTTCAATTAGCCAGTCTGGCTGAAATTAGCAAATATCTGATACAGGACTTAAACTTACCACTGGTCGAACCAGCTGCTCAGCTTCCGCAAGCGCAGCAAATCTTTCCCCAAGCGGCTGCACCTGTCTTGCTTTTTCAAGATAAGCAGTTAATCTTAGACAAAAAGACCTGGGGTTATCCCAGTTTATTCGCCAACAAGGTAATCTTCAATGCTCGTATTGAACGCTTTTTTGCGGAAAAACCGTCGCTGTGGAACAGCTCCTTTGCCAAACGGCGTTGTCTCATTATTGCCAAGCAATTCTTTGAATCCGGGCCGCAAACTTATCTAGCTAGCAACGGCCGCCGTTACCATGAACGTTTCAGTTTTCGCAATGAAACTGAACCATTGACCTTAATTGCCGGAATTTATCAAGAAGACCATTTCGCCATGGTGACGACTGCCCCTAATTCAGTGATGGCACCACTTCATGACCGAATGCCCTTAGTCATTCAACCCCAGGAATTGCGGCAGTGGCTCTTTCAAAACTTTACTTCATTGCTTGACCGTAGTCAGATACCCCTAGCTGTCAGCAAAATACCGCAAAGACAATAG
- a CDS encoding TPM domain-containing protein, translating into MSKLKLTATTWSNWLKCWQTLKTKLTLMLALVGVFCTMTAFTNPNVKDNSHLLDRETSKLIMAKNDRYLQTSEQPRIIVQTVNRVNHLTPKKLSKYKHTVFIVVGSKDQKRNVQIYTSKDLHGGFTADIRGSIIRAQSDRLRSNNRQKFNQGLRFVFRACATTIDQQYQYSLDKYDLSAEERAQITHPHRLALPIALALVVVLGGLALFFKNNLHSKNK; encoded by the coding sequence ATGAGCAAATTAAAATTGACCGCGACTACGTGGAGCAATTGGCTCAAATGCTGGCAGACGTTGAAAACTAAGTTGACGTTAATGCTTGCCTTGGTGGGGGTGTTTTGCACGATGACGGCTTTTACCAATCCCAACGTCAAAGACAATAGTCATCTGCTGGACCGTGAAACCAGTAAGTTGATTATGGCTAAGAACGATCGTTATCTGCAGACGAGTGAGCAACCGCGAATTATTGTGCAGACAGTAAACCGGGTGAATCATTTAACGCCCAAAAAACTGAGTAAGTATAAACACACCGTCTTTATCGTGGTAGGTAGTAAAGATCAGAAGCGTAACGTCCAGATTTATACCAGTAAGGACTTACACGGCGGCTTTACCGCGGATATTCGCGGTAGCATCATTCGGGCACAGTCCGACCGCTTGCGCAGCAATAACCGCCAAAAATTTAATCAAGGCTTACGCTTCGTCTTTAGAGCATGTGCGACCACCATTGACCAACAGTATCAGTATTCGCTTGATAAGTACGACTTGTCGGCGGAGGAACGCGCCCAAATCACGCATCCCCACCGGCTAGCACTTCCAATTGCCCTAGCCCTCGTGGTCGTTTTGGGGGGACTGGCTTTATTCTTTAAAAATAACTTGCACTCAAAAAATAAGTAA
- a CDS encoding Y-family DNA polymerase: protein MYDYRYEPHRVILMIDNKSFFASCEALKRGLNPMKAVLAVVSHQPDSKAGAGLIMAASPLAKKKYGLTNVMRVRDLPNSDAAPDLILVEPHMNLYIRRSMQVLDILREYAAEEDIHAYSIDESMIDMTKSWHLFGDDPYLVARQIQVKIRKELGLYTTCGIGENPLLAKLAMDTSAKHRESMIDYWHYIDVPDTIWRLPNLEDVWGIGKRTAKRLHRLQINNMYELAHTDPAILQKEFGVIGAQLFAMSWGVDRSIISQKYQPRTKSYGNSQILTRDYTVQRELEIVLREIGEQVAARIRAHHLQAGCLSLHIGFSRYQQDGNRKGFSVQQKILPTNDTDLLVQELIALLRKNWHGEPVREIGVSCSHLVPATSDQLTFFVQPTEQLKKHTIDLTIDRIRQRYGFTSLIRASSLLPGATAIRRSSLVGGHNGGNAYE, encoded by the coding sequence ATGTATGATTACCGCTATGAACCGCATCGCGTGATTTTGATGATTGATAACAAGTCTTTTTTTGCCAGTTGTGAGGCACTTAAGCGGGGACTCAATCCGATGAAGGCAGTATTAGCAGTGGTTTCCCACCAGCCTGACAGTAAAGCGGGCGCGGGATTAATCATGGCAGCGTCGCCACTGGCAAAAAAGAAGTATGGTTTGACTAATGTGATGCGAGTGCGTGACCTACCTAATAGTGATGCGGCCCCCGATTTGATCTTAGTAGAACCACATATGAACTTATATATCAGGCGTAGCATGCAAGTGCTGGACATTTTGCGGGAATATGCAGCTGAGGAGGACATCCATGCCTATTCAATTGATGAGTCGATGATTGACATGACCAAGTCCTGGCACTTGTTTGGTGACGATCCTTACTTGGTGGCACGGCAAATTCAAGTAAAAATTAGAAAGGAGCTGGGACTATACACGACTTGTGGGATCGGTGAAAATCCCCTACTGGCCAAGTTGGCAATGGATACTTCGGCTAAACACCGGGAATCGATGATTGATTACTGGCACTACATTGATGTGCCCGACACAATTTGGCGGCTTCCTAATTTAGAAGACGTTTGGGGGATTGGCAAGAGAACGGCCAAGCGTCTGCACCGGTTACAGATTAATAATATGTATGAATTAGCTCACACTGATCCGGCTATTTTACAAAAAGAATTCGGGGTTATTGGCGCACAATTATTTGCCATGAGTTGGGGGGTTGACCGTAGTATCATCAGCCAAAAGTACCAACCGCGGACGAAAAGCTATGGTAATTCGCAAATCTTAACGAGGGATTATACGGTCCAACGTGAGCTGGAAATCGTCCTCCGTGAAATTGGTGAGCAGGTGGCCGCTCGGATTCGGGCACATCACCTGCAGGCCGGCTGCCTTAGTCTGCATATTGGCTTTTCACGATATCAGCAAGATGGCAACCGCAAGGGTTTCAGCGTTCAGCAAAAAATTCTTCCCACTAATGACACTGACCTGCTGGTGCAAGAACTCATTGCACTTTTGCGCAAAAATTGGCATGGCGAGCCTGTCCGAGAAATAGGAGTAAGTTGTAGCCACTTGGTCCCTGCAACTAGCGACCAGCTAACTTTTTTTGTTCAACCTACTGAACAGCTAAAAAAACATACCATTGATCTGACTATCGATCGGATTAGACAAAGGTACGGTTTTACCAGTCTAATCCGGGCTTCCAGTCTGTTGCCGGGGGCGACCGCCATCAGACGTAGCAGCCTGGTTGGTGGTCACAATGGTGGTAATGCTTATGAGTAA
- a CDS encoding CPBP family intramembrane glutamic endopeptidase: MNTPASREGNLIRYAIYLIGYIMVAGVVKLVTNNSPIHIWDLILFVTISLMVLLFFIYRFNREQRYFDRSFTGSWLSEFGLIVGLTVVVTVLRISVSWLQSYGKLKLYGFQLDYLHHEASGTYWFLLLAVGIVVPVLQEFLATGFLFNYAFRRNTVMTAALGTLASGLVFSLLNWQNSLPLLVVNLIFGAIFAWSYLYTQTLWMPVYLAIVNGLILVIMT, encoded by the coding sequence GTGAATACACCAGCATCAAGAGAAGGCAACCTAATTCGCTATGCCATTTACTTAATTGGCTACATAATGGTTGCTGGCGTAGTTAAGCTTGTTACTAACAATTCACCAATTCACATCTGGGATTTAATTTTATTTGTCACGATTTCACTGATGGTTTTGTTGTTTTTTATTTATCGTTTTAACCGGGAGCAGCGTTATTTCGACCGCAGTTTCACGGGCTCATGGTTGAGTGAATTCGGTCTTATTGTGGGCTTGACGGTGGTCGTGACGGTTCTGCGGATCAGCGTGTCGTGGTTACAGTCTTATGGCAAACTCAAACTGTATGGCTTTCAGCTTGACTACTTGCACCATGAAGCAAGTGGTACGTACTGGTTTTTATTATTGGCAGTAGGTATTGTCGTACCTGTGCTGCAGGAATTTCTGGCGACTGGATTTTTGTTTAACTATGCCTTCCGGCGTAACACCGTAATGACAGCTGCGCTGGGGACACTTGCTTCGGGCTTGGTCTTTAGCCTGCTCAATTGGCAAAATTCGCTGCCGTTACTGGTGGTCAATTTGATCTTTGGTGCCATCTTTGCTTGGTCTTACCTCTATACCCAAACGCTCTGGATGCCTGTCTACTTGGCAATAGTTAACGGATTGATCTTGGTTATTATGACCTAA
- the trpS gene encoding tryptophan--tRNA ligase: MNKKVILTGDRPTGRLHVGHYIGSLKNRVRLQNTGDYHPFIMIADTQALTDNARDPEKIRTSLVQVALDYLAVGLDPTISTIFVQSQIPALFELTAYYMDLVTVSRLERNPTVKAEIKQKGFTESLPVGFLNYPVSQAADITAFKATLVPVGDDQAPMLEQTREIVRTFNRVYNCQVLVEPEGYFPTQGQGRLPGLDGNAKMSKSLNNAIYLSDDAATVKQKIMSMYTDPGHIHVEDPGKVEGNTVFTYLDIFAPDKDKVAELKEDYQKGGLGDVKIKRYLNEVMEAELSPIRARRAHFEQNLAEVEEMLVAGSDQANQVANQTLTEVREAIGLNYFKR; this comes from the coding sequence ATGAATAAGAAAGTTATCCTAACAGGCGATCGCCCAACTGGGAGATTGCATGTGGGCCACTACATTGGTTCTTTAAAAAATCGGGTTAGACTGCAAAATACTGGTGATTACCACCCGTTCATTATGATTGCCGACACTCAGGCCCTGACTGACAATGCCCGTGATCCCGAAAAAATCCGCACCAGCCTCGTGCAAGTTGCCCTGGACTATCTGGCGGTGGGACTTGATCCAACTATTTCAACCATCTTCGTGCAGTCGCAAATTCCAGCTTTGTTCGAACTGACAGCTTATTATATGGACCTGGTAACGGTTAGCCGCTTGGAGCGTAATCCCACTGTGAAGGCTGAGATTAAGCAAAAAGGCTTTACTGAGTCCCTACCAGTAGGCTTTTTGAATTATCCAGTGTCTCAAGCAGCCGATATTACGGCCTTTAAAGCAACACTGGTGCCGGTTGGCGATGATCAGGCACCGATGCTTGAACAAACCCGTGAGATCGTGCGGACTTTCAACCGTGTATATAATTGTCAGGTGCTGGTTGAACCGGAAGGTTATTTTCCGACCCAAGGCCAGGGGCGGTTGCCTGGACTCGATGGCAATGCCAAAATGTCCAAGTCATTGAATAATGCGATTTACCTGTCTGATGATGCAGCAACTGTCAAGCAGAAGATCATGTCAATGTACACTGATCCGGGGCATATTCATGTCGAGGATCCAGGCAAGGTTGAAGGTAATACGGTCTTTACCTATCTTGATATTTTTGCCCCTGATAAGGATAAGGTAGCAGAATTGAAAGAAGATTACCAAAAAGGTGGCTTGGGCGATGTCAAAATTAAACGTTACCTGAACGAAGTAATGGAAGCAGAATTGAGTCCAATTCGGGCTCGCCGGGCCCACTTTGAGCAAAATTTAGCTGAGGTTGAGGAGATGCTGGTAGCAGGCTCAGACCAGGCCAATCAAGTAGCTAATCAAACTCTGACTGAGGTGCGTGAGGCAATTGGCCTGAATTACTTTAAGAGGTAA